A genome region from Cervus canadensis isolate Bull #8, Minnesota chromosome 10, ASM1932006v1, whole genome shotgun sequence includes the following:
- the SRMS gene encoding tyrosine-protein kinase Srms isoform X2, whose protein sequence is MEPFLRKRLAFLSFFWDKIWPTDAPRFPDPDADLEPEPAAEKPSTAEPCSPPAPAQLFRALSDFTARRAEELSVSRGDRLHALREEGGYILARKLSGWPCTGLVPITYVAKVAPETLSDQPWYFSGISRTQAQQLLLSPANAPGAFLVRPSESSHGDYSLSVRAQTKVCHYRISTAADGSLYLQRDRLFPSLDELLAYYKANWKLIQSPLLQTCTLQKSLEQDEWERPHSEFTLRRKLGEGYFGEVWEGLWLGSMPVAVKVIRPGDVKLTDLAQEIQTLKSLRHERLIRLHAVCSAGEPVYIVTELMRKGSLQAFLGSGRGHELPGGAAHRAQGPGCQERARGRQPGLQGGRLWPSPAAQAAPRSPSSGQRPRQPTTACTRPSLTSGPSGFCSTRSSRMAGVPMKE, encoded by the exons ATGGAGCCCTTCCTCAGGAAGAGGCTGGCCTTCCTGTCCTTTTTCTGGGACAAGATCTGGCCGACCGACGCGCCGCGGTTCCCGGACCCCGACGCTGACCTGGAACCGGAGCCCGCCGCAGAGAAGCCCAGTACCGCGGAGCCTTGCAGTCCACCGGCGCCCGCGCAGCTCTTCAGGGCGCTGTCCGACTTCACGGCGCGGCGCGCGGAGGAGCTGAGCGTCAGCCGCGGGGACAGGCTCCACGCCCTCAGGGAGGAGGGCGGCTACATTCTGGCCCGCAAACTCTCGGGCTGGCCCTGCACTGGCCTGGTGCCCATCACCTACGTGGCTAAGGTGGCCCCTGAGACGCTCTCGGACCAGCC CTGGTACTTCAGTGGCATCAGCCGAACCCAGGCCCAGCAGCTGCTCCTGTCCCCCGCCAATGCACCGGGGGCCTTCCTTGTCCGGCCCAGTGAAAGCAGCCATGGGGACTACTCACTGTCAG TCCGGGCCCAGACCAAAGTCTGCCACTACCGCATCTCCACGGCGGCCGATGGCAGCCTCTACCTGCAGAGGGACCGGCTCTTTCCCAGTCTGGATGAGCTGCTGGCATATTACAAGGCCAACTGGAAGCTGATCCAGAGCCCACTGCTGCAGACCTGCACACTCCAG AAGTCCCTTGAGCAGGACGAGTGGGAGCGGCCCCACTCGGAGTTCACCCTGCGGAGGAAGCTGGGCGAAGGCTACTTCGGGGAGGTGTGGGAAGGCCTGTGGCTAGGCTCCATGCCCGTGGCGGTCAAGGTCATCAGACCAG GCGATGTGAAGCTCACAGACCTGGCCCAGGAGATCCAAACGCTCAAGAGCCTGCGGCATGAGCGCCTCATCCGGCTTCATGCGGTGTGCTCGGCGGGCGAGCCCGTTTACATCGTCACTGAGCTCATGCGCAAAGGCAGCCTGCAGGCCTTCCTGGGCA GTGGCCGAGGGCATGAGCTACCTGGAGGAGCAGCGCATCGTGCACAGGGACCTGGCTGCCAGGAACGTGCTCGTGGGCGACAACCTGGCCTGCAAGGTGGCCGACTTTGGCCTAGCCCGGCTGCTCAAG CGGCTCCAAGATCCCCGTCAAGTGGACAGCGCCCGAGGCAGCCAACTACTGCGTGTACTCGCCCAAGTCTGACGTCTGGTCCTTCGGGGTTCTGCTCTACGAGGTCTTCACGTATGGCCGGTGTCCCTATGAAG GAATGA
- the PPDPF gene encoding pancreatic progenitor cell differentiation and proliferation factor isoform X1 yields MKSSGPNGQQGAAGFHQPASKSMAAIPSSGSLVATHDYYRRRLGSTSSNSSCGSAEYPGEAIPHHPGLPKADPGHWWASFFFGKSTLPFMATVLESPEHSESAQASTSTITCDLAREAVGKQQPSGQPGKTNCRPPS; encoded by the exons GTTTCCACCAGCCCGCAAGCAAGAGCATGGCAGCCATCCCCTCCAGCGGCTCGCTCGTGGCCACCCACGACTACTACCGGC GCCGCCTGGGCTCCACTTCCAGTAACAGCTCCTGCGGAAGTGCCGAGTACCCTGGGGAAGCCATTCCCCACCACCCGG GTCTCCCCAAAGCAGACCCAGGACACTGGTGGGCTAGCTTTTTCTTTGGGAAGTCCACTCTCCCGTTCATGGCCACAGTGCTGGAGTCCCCAGAGCA CTCGGAGTCTGCCCAGGCCTCCACCAGCACGATCACCTGTGACCTGGCTCGGGAAGCTGTGGGGAAGCAGCAGCCCAGCGGCCAGCCTGGCAAAACCAACTGCAGGCCCCCGTCCTGA
- the SRMS gene encoding tyrosine-protein kinase Srms isoform X1 → MEPFLRKRLAFLSFFWDKIWPTDAPRFPDPDADLEPEPAAEKPSTAEPCSPPAPAQLFRALSDFTARRAEELSVSRGDRLHALREEGGYILARKLSGWPCTGLVPITYVAKVAPETLSDQPWYFSGISRTQAQQLLLSPANAPGAFLVRPSESSHGDYSLSVRAQTKVCHYRISTAADGSLYLQRDRLFPSLDELLAYYKANWKLIQSPLLQTCTLQKSLEQDEWERPHSEFTLRRKLGEGYFGEVWEGLWLGSMPVAVKVIRPGDVKLTDLAQEIQTLKSLRHERLIRLHAVCSAGEPVYIVTELMRKGSLQAFLGSPEGQALSPPLLLTFACQVAEGMSYLEEQRIVHRDLAARNVLVGDNLACKVADFGLARLLKDDVYSPRSGSKIPVKWTAPEAANYCVYSPKSDVWSFGVLLYEVFTYGRCPYEGMSNHETLQQISRGYRLPRPAACPAEVYTLMLGCWRHCPEERPDFTTLQEKLGATSRRRRPALT, encoded by the exons ATGGAGCCCTTCCTCAGGAAGAGGCTGGCCTTCCTGTCCTTTTTCTGGGACAAGATCTGGCCGACCGACGCGCCGCGGTTCCCGGACCCCGACGCTGACCTGGAACCGGAGCCCGCCGCAGAGAAGCCCAGTACCGCGGAGCCTTGCAGTCCACCGGCGCCCGCGCAGCTCTTCAGGGCGCTGTCCGACTTCACGGCGCGGCGCGCGGAGGAGCTGAGCGTCAGCCGCGGGGACAGGCTCCACGCCCTCAGGGAGGAGGGCGGCTACATTCTGGCCCGCAAACTCTCGGGCTGGCCCTGCACTGGCCTGGTGCCCATCACCTACGTGGCTAAGGTGGCCCCTGAGACGCTCTCGGACCAGCC CTGGTACTTCAGTGGCATCAGCCGAACCCAGGCCCAGCAGCTGCTCCTGTCCCCCGCCAATGCACCGGGGGCCTTCCTTGTCCGGCCCAGTGAAAGCAGCCATGGGGACTACTCACTGTCAG TCCGGGCCCAGACCAAAGTCTGCCACTACCGCATCTCCACGGCGGCCGATGGCAGCCTCTACCTGCAGAGGGACCGGCTCTTTCCCAGTCTGGATGAGCTGCTGGCATATTACAAGGCCAACTGGAAGCTGATCCAGAGCCCACTGCTGCAGACCTGCACACTCCAG AAGTCCCTTGAGCAGGACGAGTGGGAGCGGCCCCACTCGGAGTTCACCCTGCGGAGGAAGCTGGGCGAAGGCTACTTCGGGGAGGTGTGGGAAGGCCTGTGGCTAGGCTCCATGCCCGTGGCGGTCAAGGTCATCAGACCAG GCGATGTGAAGCTCACAGACCTGGCCCAGGAGATCCAAACGCTCAAGAGCCTGCGGCATGAGCGCCTCATCCGGCTTCATGCGGTGTGCTCGGCGGGCGAGCCCGTTTACATCGTCACTGAGCTCATGCGCAAAGGCAGCCTGCAGGCCTTCCTGGGCA GCCCCGAAGGCCAGGCCCTGAGCCCACCCCTCCTGCTGACCTTTGCCTGTCAGGTGGCCGAGGGCATGAGCTACCTGGAGGAGCAGCGCATCGTGCACAGGGACCTGGCTGCCAGGAACGTGCTCGTGGGCGACAACCTGGCCTGCAAGGTGGCCGACTTTGGCCTAGCCCGGCTGCTCAAG GATGACGTCTACTCCCCGCGCAGCGGCTCCAAGATCCCCGTCAAGTGGACAGCGCCCGAGGCAGCCAACTACTGCGTGTACTCGCCCAAGTCTGACGTCTGGTCCTTCGGGGTTCTGCTCTACGAGGTCTTCACGTATGGCCGGTGTCCCTATGAAG GAATGAGCAACCACGAGACTCTACAGCAGATCTCACGGGGGTACCGGCTCCCGCGCCCAGCCGCCTGCCCGGCTGAGGTCTACACACTCATGCTGGGGTGCTGGAGGCACTGCCCGGAAGAGCGGCCGGACTTCACCACACTGCAGGAGAAGCTGGGTGCCACGAGTAGGCGCCGCCGCCCCGCCCTCACATGA
- the GMEB2 gene encoding glucocorticoid modulatory element-binding protein 2 isoform X2, with protein MAEEEESLEAEIVYPITCGDSRANLIWRKFVCPGINVKCVQYDEHVISPKEFVHLAGKSTLKDWKRAIRMNGIMLRKIMDSGELDFYQHDRVCSNTCRSTKIDLSGARASLGSPTPTEYIPLTPATADVNGAPATITIETCEDPGDWTTAVGDDTFAFWRGLKDAGLLDEVIQEFHQELVETMKGLQQRVQDPPLQLRDAVLLNNIVQNFGMLDLVKKVLASHKCQMDRSREQYARDLAALEQQCDEHRRRAKELKHKSQHLSNVLMTLTPVSLPPPVKRPRLARATSGPAAIASQVLAQSAQIALTPGVPVSQLTGVPLGKVVSTLPSPVLGKAAPQAAPASSPASPLLGGYTVLASSGTTFPNTVEIHPDASSLTVLSTAAMQDGSTVVKVVSPLQLLTLPGLGPTLQNVAQVSPGGSTIVTVPTGTVESAVAAPGPEEHTATIEVATMAEGHEHK; from the exons ATGGCTGAAGAAGAGGAGAGCCTGGAGGCAGAGATCGTGTACCCCATCACCTGCGGGGACAGCAGGGCCAACCTGATCTGGAGGAAGTTTGTGTGCCCCGGCATCAATGTGAAGTGTGTGCAG TACGATGAGCACGTCATCAGCCCCAAGGAGTTTGTGCACCTGGCCGGCAAGTCCACCCTGAAGGACTGGAAGCGAGCCATCCGGATGAACGGCATCATGCTtag GAAGATCATGGACTCTGGGGAGCTGGACTTCTACCAGCATGACAGGGTCTGCTCCAACACCTGCCGCAGCACCAAGATCGACCTCTCTGGGGCGCGCGCGTCCCTGGGCAGCCCCACGCCCACTGAGTACATCCCGCTCACGCCGGCCACCGCTGATG TGAATGGGGCTCCTGCGACCATCACCATCGAGACCTGCGAGGACCCAGGGGACTGGACCACAGCCGTTGGAG ATGATACGTTCGCCTTCTGGCGGGGGCTGAAGGACGCAGGCCTGCTGGACGAGGTCATACAAGAGTTCCACCAGGAGCTGGTGGAAACCATGAAGGGCCTGCAGCAGCGGGTACAGGACCCGCCCCTGCAGCTCCGAG ACGCCGTCCTCCTCAACAACATTGTACAAAACTTTGGCATGCTGGACCTGGTGAAGAAGGTGCTGGCCAGCCACAAGTGTCAGATGGACCGTTCTCGGGAGCAGTATGCCCGCGACCTGGCAG CCCTGGAGCAGCAGTGTGACGAGCACCGCCGGCGGGCCAAAGAGCTCAAGCACAAGTCACAACACCTCAGCAATGTGCTTATGACGCTCACGCCGGTCTCCCTGCCGCCCCCTGTCAAGCGGCCGCGGCTCGCGAGGGCCACGTCCGGGCCGGCCGCCATCGCCTCGCAGGTGCTCGCCCAGTCTGCCCAGATCGCCCTGACCCCCGGCGTGCCCGTCTCCCAGCTCACTGGTGTGCCGCTGGGCAAAGTGGTGtccaccctgccctcccctgtGCTGGGCAAAGCTGCGCCCCAGGCCGCTCCAGCCAGCTCCCCCGCCTCGCCTCTGCTTGGCGGCTACACGGTGCTGGCCTCCTCCGGCACCACCTTCCCCAACACGGTGGAGATCCACCCGGACGCGTCCAGCCTCACAGTCCTGAGCACGGCCGCCATGCAGGACGGCAGCACTGTGGTCAAGGTGGTGAGCCCCTTGCAGCTGCTCACCCTGCCCGGCCTGGGCCCCACCCTGCAGAACGTGGCCCAGGTGTCACCCGGGGGCAGCACCATCGTGACGGTGCCCACGGGGACTGTCGAGAGTGCCGTGGCTGCCCCGGGACCTGAGGAGCACACAGCCACCATCGAGGTGGCCACCATGGCGGAGGGCCATGAGCACAAGTAG
- the PTK6 gene encoding protein-tyrosine kinase 6: MGSEGQAPLGPKYVGLWDFEARTAEELSFRAGDLFHVARKEEEWWWAVRLDGAGRALAEGYVPHNYLAEKETVESEPWFFGRISRSEALHRLQAVGNEQGSFLIRISEKPGADYVLSVRDQQTVRHYKIWWRAGWLHLNEAVSFPGLSELVDHHKVQSLSHGLRLTSPCRKHEPEPLPHCDDWERPREEFTLCRKLGSGYFGEVFEGLWKDKVRVAIKVIARADLLHQHTFQSEIQAMKKLRHKHILALYAVASVGDPVYIVTELMPKGSLLELLRDSDEKALPVSELMDIAAQVAEGMCYLESQNYIHRDLAARNILVGENNICKVGDFGLARLIKEDIYLSYDHNVPYKWTAPEALSRGHYSIKSDIWSFGVLLHEIFSRGQTPYPGMSNHEAFLRVESGYRMPCPPECPPTTHKLMLSCWHKDPEQRPYFKGLWEKLSSLTRYENPL; the protein is encoded by the exons ATGGGGTCCGAGGGCCAGGCTCCCCTGGGCCCCAAGTACGTGGGCCTCTGGGACTTTGAGGCTCGGACTGCTGAGGAGCTGAGCTTCCGGGCAGGGGACCTCTTCCATGTGGCCAGAAAGGAGGAGGAGTGGTGGTGGGCCGTGCGCCTGGATGGGGCGGGCCGGGCCCTGGCTGAGGGCTACGTGCCCCACAACTACCTGGCTGAGAAGGAGACTGTGGAGTCAGAGCC GTGGTTCTTTGGCCGAATCTCTCGCTCGGAAGCTCTGCACCGACTGCAGGCCGTGGGCAACGAGCAGGGGTCCTTCCTGATCCGCATCAGTGAGAAGCCAGGCGCCGATTATGTCCTCTCGG TGCGGGACCAGCAGACCGTGCGCCACTACAAGATCTGGTGGCGGGCCGGCTGGCTGCACCTCAACGAGGCTGTGTCCTTTCCTGGCCTGTCTGAGCTCGTGGACCACCACAAGGTCCAGAGCCTGTCCCACGGCCTGCGGCTGACCTCGCCCTGCCGGAAG CACgagccagagcccctgccccactGTGACGATTGGGAGAGGCCACGGGAGGAGTTCACGCTCTGCAGGAAGCTGGGCTCCGGCTACTTCGGGGAGGTCTTTGAAGGGCTCTGGAAGGACAAGGTCCGAGTGGCCATCAAGGTGATCGCCCGAG CCGACCTTCTGCACCAGCACACGTTCCAGTCAGAGATCCAGGCCATGAAGAAGTTGCGGCACAAGCACATCCTGGCTCTGTACGCGGTGGCGTCCGTGGGGGATCCAGTGTACATCGTCACGGAGCTCATGCCCAAGGGGAGTCTGCTGGAGCTGCTGCGGG ACTCCGACGAGAAAGCCCTGCCCGTCTCGGAGCTGATGGACATTGCAGCACAGGTGGCCGAGGGCATGTGCTACCTGGAATCGCAGAACTACATACACCGGGACCTGGCTGCCAGGAACATCCTTGTCGGGGAAAACAACATCTGCAAAGTTGGGGACTTCGGGCTGGCCAGGCTTATCAAg GAGGACATCTATCTCTCCTATGACCACAACGTCCCTTACAAGTGGACCGCCCCAGAAGCGCTCTCCCGAGGGCATTACTCCATCAAGTCTGACATCTGGTCCTTCGGGGTTCTCCTCCATGAGATTTTCAGCAGGGGTCAGACGCCCTATCCAG GCATGTCCAACCACGAGGCCTTCCTGAGGGTGGAGAGTGGCTACCGCATGCCCTGCCCCCCAGAGTGCCCGCCCACCACACACAAGCTGATGCTCTCCTGCTGGCACAAGGACCCTGAGCAGAGACCCTACTTCAAAGGGCTGTGGGAGAAGCTCTCCAGCTTAACGAGGTACGAGAACCCGCTCTGA
- the GMEB2 gene encoding glucocorticoid modulatory element-binding protein 2 isoform X1, which yields MATPDVSVHMEEVVVVTTPDTAADGSGVEEVKTVLVTTNLAPHGGDLTEDNMETENAAAAAAAAFTASSQLKEAVLVKMAEEEESLEAEIVYPITCGDSRANLIWRKFVCPGINVKCVQYDEHVISPKEFVHLAGKSTLKDWKRAIRMNGIMLRKIMDSGELDFYQHDRVCSNTCRSTKIDLSGARASLGSPTPTEYIPLTPATADVNGAPATITIETCEDPGDWTTAVGDDTFAFWRGLKDAGLLDEVIQEFHQELVETMKGLQQRVQDPPLQLRDAVLLNNIVQNFGMLDLVKKVLASHKCQMDRSREQYARDLAALEQQCDEHRRRAKELKHKSQHLSNVLMTLTPVSLPPPVKRPRLARATSGPAAIASQVLAQSAQIALTPGVPVSQLTGVPLGKVVSTLPSPVLGKAAPQAAPASSPASPLLGGYTVLASSGTTFPNTVEIHPDASSLTVLSTAAMQDGSTVVKVVSPLQLLTLPGLGPTLQNVAQVSPGGSTIVTVPTGTVESAVAAPGPEEHTATIEVATMAEGHEHK from the exons ATGGCCACCCCCGATGTGAGTGTCCAcatggaggaggtggtggtggtgacgaCGCCTGACACAGCGGCGGATGGCAGTGGTGTGGAGGAGGTGAAGACTGTGCTGGTCACCACCAACCTCGCCCCACACGG CGGTGACCTGACGGAGGACAACATGGAGACAGAAAATGCCGCAGCGGCTGCTGCAGCAGCGTTCACGGCATCCTCGCAGCTCAAGGAGGCCGTGTTAG TGAAGATGGCTGAAGAAGAGGAGAGCCTGGAGGCAGAGATCGTGTACCCCATCACCTGCGGGGACAGCAGGGCCAACCTGATCTGGAGGAAGTTTGTGTGCCCCGGCATCAATGTGAAGTGTGTGCAG TACGATGAGCACGTCATCAGCCCCAAGGAGTTTGTGCACCTGGCCGGCAAGTCCACCCTGAAGGACTGGAAGCGAGCCATCCGGATGAACGGCATCATGCTtag GAAGATCATGGACTCTGGGGAGCTGGACTTCTACCAGCATGACAGGGTCTGCTCCAACACCTGCCGCAGCACCAAGATCGACCTCTCTGGGGCGCGCGCGTCCCTGGGCAGCCCCACGCCCACTGAGTACATCCCGCTCACGCCGGCCACCGCTGATG TGAATGGGGCTCCTGCGACCATCACCATCGAGACCTGCGAGGACCCAGGGGACTGGACCACAGCCGTTGGAG ATGATACGTTCGCCTTCTGGCGGGGGCTGAAGGACGCAGGCCTGCTGGACGAGGTCATACAAGAGTTCCACCAGGAGCTGGTGGAAACCATGAAGGGCCTGCAGCAGCGGGTACAGGACCCGCCCCTGCAGCTCCGAG ACGCCGTCCTCCTCAACAACATTGTACAAAACTTTGGCATGCTGGACCTGGTGAAGAAGGTGCTGGCCAGCCACAAGTGTCAGATGGACCGTTCTCGGGAGCAGTATGCCCGCGACCTGGCAG CCCTGGAGCAGCAGTGTGACGAGCACCGCCGGCGGGCCAAAGAGCTCAAGCACAAGTCACAACACCTCAGCAATGTGCTTATGACGCTCACGCCGGTCTCCCTGCCGCCCCCTGTCAAGCGGCCGCGGCTCGCGAGGGCCACGTCCGGGCCGGCCGCCATCGCCTCGCAGGTGCTCGCCCAGTCTGCCCAGATCGCCCTGACCCCCGGCGTGCCCGTCTCCCAGCTCACTGGTGTGCCGCTGGGCAAAGTGGTGtccaccctgccctcccctgtGCTGGGCAAAGCTGCGCCCCAGGCCGCTCCAGCCAGCTCCCCCGCCTCGCCTCTGCTTGGCGGCTACACGGTGCTGGCCTCCTCCGGCACCACCTTCCCCAACACGGTGGAGATCCACCCGGACGCGTCCAGCCTCACAGTCCTGAGCACGGCCGCCATGCAGGACGGCAGCACTGTGGTCAAGGTGGTGAGCCCCTTGCAGCTGCTCACCCTGCCCGGCCTGGGCCCCACCCTGCAGAACGTGGCCCAGGTGTCACCCGGGGGCAGCACCATCGTGACGGTGCCCACGGGGACTGTCGAGAGTGCCGTGGCTGCCCCGGGACCTGAGGAGCACACAGCCACCATCGAGGTGGCCACCATGGCGGAGGGCCATGAGCACAAGTAG
- the FNDC11 gene encoding fibronectin type III domain-containing protein 11, which produces MNFQVTGLGLDKMKLDSPQSFLDQEEVEEAEDGQLLEPEAWRTYVERRNALQEFLTSDLSPHLLKRHHARMELLKKCSYYIEILPKHLALGDQNPLVLPTTMFQLIDPWKFQRMKKVGAAQTKIQLLLLGDLLEQLDHGRSELDALLESPDPRPFLAGWGLVEQRLADLSAVMDSFLAMMVPGRLHVKHRLVSDIGATKIPHIRLMLSTKMPVMFDRKESVAHQDWVSLRWFVTIQQAVPEQFELRYKLLDPRTQQECMQCGIIPVAACAFDIRNLLPNRAYKFTVKRAESYTLVYEPWRDSLTLHTRPGPPEGPASSWLGKLGPSLTAPSER; this is translated from the coding sequence atgaacttccaggtgacAGGCCTGGGCCTGGACAAAATGAAGCTGGACAGTCCCCAgtccttcctggaccaggaggaGGTGGAAGAGGCCGAGGATGGGCAGCTGCTGGAGCCCGAGGCTTGGCGAACCTATGTGGAGCGCCGCAACGCTCTGCAAGAGTTCCTGACCTCAGACCTGAGCCCCCACCTGCTCAAGCGCCACCACGCCCGTATGGAGCTCCTCAAGAAGTGCTCCTACTACATCGAGATCCTCCCCAAGCACCTGGCTCTGGGCGACCAGAACCCACTGGTGCTGCCCACCACCATGTTCCAGCTCATTGACCCCTGGAAGTTCCAGCGCATGAAGAAGGTGGGCGCCGCCCAGACCAAGATCCAGCTCCTGCTGCTTGGGGACCTGCTAGAGCAGCTGGACCACGGCCGCTCCGAGCTGGATGCCCTGCTCGAGTCGCCGGACCCTCGGCCCTTCCTGGCAGGCTGGGGACTCGTGGAGCAGCGCCTGGCGGACCTGTCGGCTGTCATGGACAGTTTCCTGGCCATGATGGTGCCGGGGCGCCTACACGTCAAGCACCGCCTAGTGTCTGACATTGGCGCCACCAAGATTCCCCACATCCGGCTCATGCTGAGCACCAAGATGCCCGTCATGTTTGACCGCAAGGAGTCGGTGGCCCACCAGGACTGGGTTAGCCTGCGCTGGTTTGTCACCATCCAGCAGGCTGTGCCGGAGCAGTTTGAGCTGCGCTACAAGCTGCTGGATCCACGGACACAGCAGGAGTGCATGCAGTGTGGCATCATCCCCGTGGCCGCCTGCGCCTTTGACATCCGAAACCTGTTGCCCAACCGTGCCTACAAGTTCACTGTCAAGAGGGCGGAGAGCTACACACTGGTGTATGAGCCCTGGAGGGACAGCCTCACCCTGCACACCCGGCCAGGGCCCCCCGAAGGGCCCGCCTCCAGTTGGCTGGGCAAGCTGGGCCCATCCCTGACCGCACCTTCCGAGAGATGA
- the PPDPF gene encoding pancreatic progenitor cell differentiation and proliferation factor isoform X2, which yields MAAIPSSGSLVATHDYYRRRLGSTSSNSSCGSAEYPGEAIPHHPGLPKADPGHWWASFFFGKSTLPFMATVLESPEHSESAQASTSTITCDLAREAVGKQQPSGQPGKTNCRPPS from the exons ATGGCAGCCATCCCCTCCAGCGGCTCGCTCGTGGCCACCCACGACTACTACCGGC GCCGCCTGGGCTCCACTTCCAGTAACAGCTCCTGCGGAAGTGCCGAGTACCCTGGGGAAGCCATTCCCCACCACCCGG GTCTCCCCAAAGCAGACCCAGGACACTGGTGGGCTAGCTTTTTCTTTGGGAAGTCCACTCTCCCGTTCATGGCCACAGTGCTGGAGTCCCCAGAGCA CTCGGAGTCTGCCCAGGCCTCCACCAGCACGATCACCTGTGACCTGGCTCGGGAAGCTGTGGGGAAGCAGCAGCCCAGCGGCCAGCCTGGCAAAACCAACTGCAGGCCCCCGTCCTGA